CCCGTAAAGATCGAAGGGGACGATGTTCTCGTCTCCGTCACACAGGAGTCCTGAAGTCCCCATGGCAACGCTTGAGATCAACGACCTGCACGTCTCCGTCGAAACCGAAGGCGGCCCCACCGAGATCCTGCGCGGCGTCGACCTGAGCATGAAGCAGGGCGAGACGCACGCGATCATGGGCCCGAACGGCTCCGGCAAGTCCACGCTCGCGTACTCCCTGGCCGGTCACCCGAAGTACACCGTCACCAGCGGCTCCGTGAAGCTCGACGGCGAGGACGTCCTGGAGATGTCCGTCGACGAGCGCGCCCGCGCCGGTGTCTTCCTCGCCATGCAGTACCCGGTCGAGGTTCCCGGAGTCTCCGTCTCCAACTTCCTGCGTACCTCCGCCACCGCCGTGCGCGGCGAGGCACCCAAGCTGCGTACCTGGGTCAAGGAGGTCAAGGAGGCCATGGAGCGGCTCTCCATCGACCCGAAGTTCGCCGAGCGCAACGTCAACGAGGGCTTCTCCGGCGGTGAGAAGAAGCGCCACGAGATCCTCCAGCTGGAGCTGCTCCGGCCGAAGATCGCGATCCTCGACGAGACCGACTCCGGCCTCGACGTCGACGCCCTGCGCGTGGTCTCCGAGGGCGTCAACCGCGTCCACGAGACCGGTGAGGTCGGCACCCTGCTGATCACCCACTACACGCGCATCCTGCGCTACATCAAGCCCGACTTCGTGCACGTCTTCGCCAAGGGCCGCATCGCCGAGTCCGGCGGCGCCGAGCTGGCGGACAAGCTGGAGGAAGAGGGCTACGAGGAGTACGTGAAGGGTGGTGCCACTGCGTGACAGCTTCCTCCCAGTCGCTTCCGGGGCTGCTCGACACCGAGGCGATCCGTAAGGATTTCCCGATCCTGGATCGCCAGGTGCACGACGGCCAGAAGCTGATCTACCTGGACAACGCCGCGACCTCGCAGAAGCCGACCCAGGTGCTGGACGCGCTGGCCGACTACTACGAGCGGCACAACGCGAACGTGCACCGCGGGGTGCATGTGCTCGCCGAGGAGGCCACGGCGCTGTACGAGGGCGCGCGCGACAAGGTCGCCGCGTTCATCAACGCGCCCAGCCGCGACGAGGTGATCTTCACCAAGAACGCCTCGGAGTCGCTGAACCTCGTGGCGAACATGCTCGGCTGGGCCGATGAGCCCTACCGCGTCGAGCGCGACACCGAGATCGTCATCACGGAGATGGAGCACCACTCCAACATCGTGCCGTGGCAGCTGCTGTCGCAGCGCACGGGCGCGAAGCTGAAGTGGTTCGGGCTGACCGACGAGGGCCGGCTCGACCTGAACGGGATCGATCAGCTGATCACCGAGCGCACCAAGGTCGTCTCGCTCACGCTGGTCTCCAACATCATGGGCACCTTCAACCCCATCGAGGCCATCGTGCGCCGGGCCCAGGAGGTGGGCGCGCTGGTCGTGGTGGACGCCTCGCAGGCCGCGCCGCACATGGTGCTGGACGTCCAGGCGCTCCAGGCCGACTTCGTGGCCTTCACCGGGCACAAGATGTGCGGGCCCACAGGCATCGGCGTGCTGTGGGGGCGGCAGGAGCTGCTCAACGACCTTCCGCCGTTCCTCGGCGGCGGCGAGATGATCGAGACCGTTTCGATGCACTCGTCGACGTACGCGCCCGCGCCGCACAAGTTCGAGGCCGGCACGCCGCCGATCGCCCAGGCGGTCGGTCTGGGCGCCGCTGTGGATTACCTCACGGCGATCGGCATGGAGCGGATCCACACACACGAGCAGGCGCTGACCGAGTACGCGGTGCGCAAGCTCCAGGAGATCCCGGACCTGCGGATCATCGGCCCCCCCACGGCCGAGGACCGGGGTGCGACGATCTCCTTCACGCTCGGTGACATCCACCCGCACGACGTCGGTCAGGTCCTGGACGAGCAGGGCATCGCGGTCCGTGTCGGACACCACTGCGCTCGGCCCGTCTGCCTGCGGTACGGAATTCCCGCGACCACGCGAGCGTCGTTCTATCTGTACTCCACTCCCGCCGAGGTGGACGCCTTGGCGGACGGGCTGGAGCACGTACGGAATTTCTTCGCTTAGGGGCTGTCGGTGAAGCTGGACTCCATGTACCAGGAAGTGATCCTGGACCACTACAAGCATCCGCACGGACGTGGCCTGCGCGAAGGCGACGCCGAGGTGCACCACGTCAACCCGACGTGCGGGGACGAGATCACCTTGCGGGTGCGCTACGACGGCGACACGATCAAGGATGTGTCGTACGAGGGTCAGGGCTGCTCCATCAGCCAGGCCAGCGCCTCGGTGCTGAACGAGCTGCTGGTCGGCAAGGAGCTGGGTGAGGCCCGTCAGATCCAGGAGAGCTTCCTGGAGCTGATGCAGTCCAGGGGCCAGCTTGAGCCGGACGACACCATGGAGGACCTGCTGGAGGACGCTGTGGCGTTCGCCGGGGTCTCGAAGTACCCGGCGCGGGTGAAGTGCGCCCTGCTGAGCTGGATGGCCTGGAAGGACGCCACGGCGCAGGCATTCGGTGAGCCGACCAAGGAGACGACATCATGACCGAGACGACCACCAAGCCCGCGAGCGAGGACGAGGTCCGCGAGGCGCTGATGGACGTCGTCGACCCGGAACTGGGTATCGACGTCGTCAACCTCGGCCTGATCTACGGGGTTCACATCGATGACGCGAACATCGCGACCATCGACATGACGCTCACGTCGGCGGCCTGCCCGCTGACCGACGTCATCGAGGACCAGGCAGTGTCCGCGACCGAGGGCATCGTCAACGAGCTCAAGATCAACTGGGTCTGGATGCCCCCGTGGGGTCCGGACAAGATCACCGACGACGGCCGCGAGCAGCTCAGGGCGCTGGGCTTCAACGTCTGAGCCGCCGCGCTGATCGCGCCGTCCCGGAGCTGATCACACCGCCGGGAAAACCGCCTCGTAACGGCCATGCCCGCCAGCCATGCTGGCGGGCATGGCCGTTTTGCTGCACCAACCTCGGGCTCGGGGCCCGGAAGCCGGACATCGGGCAGGGGGAGGGCAGGTCCTGGTGGTGCTCCGGGAACCGGATTATATGTACAGGCGTACGCAACGTTGTGTACGCTCGTACGCATGATGTACGTGACGCTCGCAGGCGCGATTTTCGCCGAGATTCTGGCGACGACCTCGATGAAGTACAGCGACGGCTTCAGCAAGCTGTGGCCCTCGCTGATCACCGGGGTGGGGTACGTGGTGGCGTTCCTGCTGCTCGCGCATACGCTGAAATCCATGTCCGTGGGCACCGCCTACGCGATCTGGTCCGGCGCGGGGACGGCAGTGGTGGCGATGATCGGGATGGTGTTCATCGGCGAGGCCGTCACCATGGCGAAGATCCTCGGGCTGTTGCTGGTGATCGCGGGGGTTGTGGTGCTGAACCTGGGAGGAGCGCATTGATGGCACGGCGGTACGACCCCGAGCGGCGGCAGCGCATCATCGACGCCGCGATCAGGATCGTGGAGCTGAAAGGCATCACGGCGCTGAGCCACCGCTCGGTCGCGGCCGAGGCCGATGTGCCGCTCGGCTCCACGACGTACCACTTCGCGAGCCTGGACGATCTGCTCGTCGCGGCGCTGGAACAGGTCAACTGCGGGCCGCAGTCCGCGATCGAGAGCTGGGAGCGTGAGCTGTCGGGCGACGAGCCGCTGCTGGACGCGGTCACGCGGATCCTGGAGGAGTACACCTCGGGCGCGCACGGGCGGATCCGGCTGGAGTACGAGCTGTATCTGGGCGCGCTGCGCCGCCCGCCCCTCCAGCCGGTGGCTGCGGCCTGGATCGACGACTGGGTCGAGGTGGTCGGCCGCCACACCGCCGACCCCGCCACAGCGCGGGCGCTGGCGGCGCTGATCGACGGGCTGCTGCTCCAGTTCCTGCTCACCGCCCGGCCCTTCGACCGTACGGAGGTCCGGGCCGCGCTCGCCCGGGTCATCGGCTGACCCAGGCCGCTGCCGACCGGCAGGCCGGACCGCGGCCAAGGCCGCCGCCGAGGCCGCCTGATCGCACAGCGGACCGGTTCGTCATCGCGGCCCGGATCCGGATAGCGTTCCAGGCATGACCGACGCACCCACCACTCGCACCACCGGCGCCGTCGCCGCCGGGCTCGCCACCGTCACGGCCGACGGGAGCGTACTCGACACCTGGTTCCCCAGCCCCGAGCTGACCACCGAGCCGGGCCCCGCCGGAACCGAGCGGCTGAGCGCCGAGCGCGCCGCCGCGCTGCTGGGAGAGGCCGCGCCGCAGGCGATGGGGCCCGACCCGCGCCGCGGGGTCGAGATCATCGCCGTCCGTACGGTCGTCGCCTCCCTGGACGACAAGCCGCTGGACGCGCACGACGTCTATCTCCGGCTGCACCTGCTCAGCCACCGCCTCGTCCGCCCCCACGGGCAGAGCCTGGACGGGATCTTCGGGCACCTGGCGAACGTCGCCTGGACCAGCCTCGGCCCTGTGGCCGTCGACAACCTGGAGCAGGCGCGCCTCAACGCGCGCGCCTCCGGCACCCACCTGAGCGTCACCAGTGTCGACAAGTTCCCGAGGATGACCGACTACGTCGCGCCCAAGGGCGTGCGTATCGGCGACGCCGACCGGGTGCGCCTGGGCGCCCACCTGGCCGAGGGCACCACCGTCATGCACGAGGGCTTCTGCAACTTCAACGCCGGCACACTGGGCACCTCCATGGTTGAGGGCCGCATCAGCGCGGGCGTGGTCCTGGGCGACGGCACGGACCTGGGCGGCGGCGCCTCGATCATGGGCACGCTCTCCGGCGGCGGCAAGCAGACCATCTCCATCGGACAGCGCTGCCTGATCGGTGCCGAGGCGGGCATCGGCATTTCGCTGGGCGACGACTCCGTGGTGGAGGCCGGGCTCTACGTCACGGCGGGCACCCGCGTCTCCCTGCCCGACGGGAAGATCGTCAAGGCTCTGGAGCTGTCCGGCGCCAACAACCTGCTCTTCCGCCGCAACTCGGTGACCGGCTCCGTGGAGGCGCTCCAGCGCACCGGCTCCTGGGGCGGCCTGAACGAGGCCCTGCACAGTCACAACTGAGTTCCGGCCGGTCCACCCCGGCCCCCCGCGCATGCCCGTAGGCCATAGGCTTACGGGCATGCGCGATCTTGTGGCCGGAATGCGGTACTTGGGGCGGGGCCAGCGGTGGGTGCTGGGGCACGGACGGTGGTTCGGGTTCGGGCTGCTGCCCGCGCTGGTCACCCTCGCCCTCTACGCCGTCGTCCTCACGGTGTTGGGCTTTTGGACGGACGACATCGTCACCTGGGCCACGCCCTTCGCCGACGACTGGAGCTCGGCCTGGCGGGGGACGCTGCGCGGGGTCTTCGCGGCGCTGCTGTGGGGCGGGGTGCTGATGCTGGCGGTCGTCACCTTCGCCGCCGTCACGCTGCTGGTCGGCGAGCCCTTCTACGAGAAGCTTTCGGAGAAGGTCGAGGAGAGCGAGGGCGGACTCCCGCCGGGCCGGGACCTGCCGCTGTGGCAGGAGCTGTGGACCGCGTTGCGCGACAGCCTGTTCGTGCTGTGGCGCACGCTGCTGTTCACGGTGCCGCTGTTCCTCCTCGGCTTTGTGCCCTTCGTCGGTCAGACGATCATCCCGGTCCTCGGGTTCTGCGTATCCGGCTTCTTCCTCTCCCTTGAGCTGTCCTCGGTCGCCATGCAGCGCCGGGGCATCCCGGTGCGGGAGCGGCTACGGATGCTGCGCCGGCGCAAGGCCCTCGCGCTGGGCTTCGGGGTGCCGCTGGTGCTGTGCTTCCTGGTGCCCGTCGCGGCCGTCTTCCTCATGCCGGGCGCGGTCGCCGGTGCCGCGCTGCTGGTCCGGGACCTGCTGGGGGAGCGCGGGCCGGACCCGCAGGCCCCCGGACAGGGCGGGCCCGCGCAGGGGCAGGCCGCGCCGCAGCCGTACGGCCAGGCGCCGGGGGCCGACGGCCGTACGGCGTCCCCGTACGGACCGCCGCCTGCGGGCCCGTACGGAGCGCCCTCGGGAGGCCCGTACGGTCCGCCGCCCGGGGATCCGTACGGAGCGCCGCCCGCATCCGGGGGCGGCGCCTCCACCCGGCCCTGAGCCGCCGGCGCGTCCGCGAGGCTCCGTGTACGGCGGAGCGTTGAACTCCCGCCTCAGCGCAGCGGTATCCGCACGACCGACGGGTCGTGGTCGCTGGACTGGTCGGCGAACTCCGCGTTGATGTGGACGATGTCGTAGTCGGGACGCCGCGCCCCCGGGCTGGTCAGCAGGTGATCCAGGCTCTGGGAGTTGCCGTTGAAGACGTAGCCGTAGCGCTCGTTCTCCGGCAGCTGATTCATGGGGCTGGTCAACGCGTTGCCGGAGCGCAGCGCGTCCAGGGAGGGCGAGAACGGGAAGTCGTTGAAGTCGCCGCCCGCGACGATCAGCGCGTCCCGGTCCTTGGCACGCACGTCCCGCGCGAAGGAGTTGAGCAGCTTCGCCTGCTCCACACGCTGCGGCTCCGAGTGCCGGGTCGGCGGCTGGAAGCGGCCCTCCATCGGCTCGTCGCCGTCCAGGTCGCCACCGCCCTTGGAGCTGAAGTGGTTGGCGACGACGAACACCGGGCGGCCCCGGAAGCGGAACTCACCGGCCAGCGGCTTGCGGCTGGCCTTCCACGCCGGGTCCTGCGGGGCGATCCGCCCCGGTGAGGCCGACAGCGCGGGCTTGCCGCCCTTCCCGACGACCTCGACGGGGGTGGTCGCGTCGCCGCCGGGCCGGTCGGTGAAGGAGACCCGCTCGGGGTTGTAGAGGAACGCGACGCGGATGTTGCCGCCCGGCTGGCCGCCGTCCTGCTTGTCGCCCGGGTCGATCTGGCGCCACTTGTAGGAGGGCCCGCCCGCCTTGCGGACCGCCTCGGTGAGCTTGTCGAGGGTCTTGCCCGCGCTGACCGTGCCGTCGTCGTCGGGGCCGGTGTCGTCCTGGACCTCCTCGACGGTGACGATGTCGGGCGAGGACAGGTTGGTCACCAGCCCCTCGGCCAGCCGGTCGAACTTGGCCGGGTCGGTCTTGGGGGAGAGGTTCTCGACGTTGTAGGTGGCCACCGCCAGTTCGTCCGCGCGCTGTGCCCTGGTCCGCTCGCGCTTCAGGTCCCGGTCCTGGTGGGTGCCCAGCGTGGTGGCGCGCAGCGTGTAGCCGCCGAACTGCTCGTAGTCCAGGGGCCCTTCGGTCTTCCCGGCCAGCCCGTCGCCGACGTCGGCCCGTGGGAAGGGGTGCTCGTCGGGCGGGAGGAGCGAGGAGACCTTCATCCGGGCGCCGTTCTGATCCCCGTACGAGCCGTAGAGGGTGCCGCCGCGCGGGGTGGGGCGCTGGCGCGGGTCGGTGGTGACCCACAGGTCGTCGTAGGCGGAGGTCGGGCCCGTGACCCGTGCGCCGCGCGCCGAGACGCGCATGCCCTCCAGCGCCTCGTAGCGGTCCAGCGCGTAGCGGGAGGGGCGCAGGGCGCGCTTCTCGATGCTGTCGCCGCCCGCCTCGGGGGCGTAGGCGCGGGGGACGCTGTGCGGGGTCAGCCGGAAGGCGGCGGGCAGCTTCGCGCGGCGCTCCTCGCTCTTCGCGCGGCGCCCTTCGCCCGTGGCACTGTCCGGCGCGGACTTCCAGGTGGCGCCGGTGAGCTGGGTGACGGACTGGCCGCCGGCCTCCTTGCCGCCCGGGTAGAACTCGCTGACCTCGCCGGAGACCGTCAGCTTGTCCCCGACGGCGACGCCGGGGCTCTTCTTGCCGGTGTAGACGAAGATCCCCTCGCTGGTGGCCGGGTCGTCGTCGGGGTCGGCGTCCTGGAGCCAGAAGCCGCGCGCGGAGCCGAAGTCGCGTACGCCCGTGACGATTCCGGGCACACCGGCGACCTCGCGGCCCGCGTAGGGGGACAGTCGGGTGGCGCCCTGGATGTCGTGGATGCGTACCTCTGCGCCGGAATCCTCGGCTCCGGCGGAGGACGGCAGGACCAGCAGGGTGGAGCAGACGGCGGCGACGGTGAGCGTCGCACCCCGTGTCGGTCGGGACGGCACGGAAAGCCTCCGGAGTTCGGGCCCTTGGGGCGTTGCTGTGCGGTGCTGGGCGGGTGGTGGTGCGGTGCTGGGCGGAGCGAGCGGTGCTGGGTGGGGCAGGCTGCGCCGAGCGGCGCGCCGGGGCGCGGAGGCGGTGCGTGCGCCGTGGGCGTGGGGCGCGCACCGGCAGCGCCGGGTGGCTGGACGGCATTCTCTACGCGCGTAAAGTCTGGCGGGGAAACGGCGGTTGTCAAGGACGTGACATGGCGCGAGAGCGCCCCGCCGCCCTCCTGTTACATGGCGGGTGCACGATTCGGGCAGCCGGGGACAGAACCCGTCTACGCTGGGGGCCTTGCACCGCCCCGAGAACCCGTAGGACTCGTAGGAGATGAACGCGCACATGACCGGTGACGACCGTCCCACCATGCCGCCTGTACGGCTGCCCTCCGATGCCGAACTGGCACGGGACGCGCTGGCCGCGCCGCTCCTGGCGCGCGCGGTGGAGCTCACCCGCTGGGCGCGCGCGGGCGAGCCCGAGGGCGCGGGCATCCCGGTCGGAGCGGGCGGCGAGCTGCTGTCCGAGCAGCTCAAACAGGCCGCTGCGCACCTGGGTCTGGCGGACGGCGAGGACGCGCCCGCGCTGGCGGCCGACGCGTGGAACTTCGCGGTGGACACCGGGCTGCTGGTCATCGACGAGGACGAGGACGAGCAGGCGGCGGGCGGCGACGACGCCTCGCCCTCCAGCGACGAGCCGGTCGGCGTGGCCACCCCGGACGAGGAGATGGCCGGGCTCACCGGCGGCGGCGCCGAGGCGGGCGCCCCGACCCCCGCGGAGATCCTCGAGGTCTGGCAGAACGGCTTGGAGACGGTGCTCGCCGACGCCGCGACCCCCAGCTTCGAAGAGCTGCTCGGCGGCATCGAGAACGCCATCGGCCAGGACGGCCAGATCGACCCGGACGCCATCGACCTCGACTCCGTGGACTGGAACCCGGAGGAGGAGGCCGACTTCCTCGACAGCGCTCTCGGCAACCTCTATCTGCTGACCGCCACGGACGCCGCCGTCGCCGCGGGCTCGATGGTGCCGCTGCCGGTCCTCGCCGCCTCGATGATCGTCCCGGAGGGCATGGACGAGCCCACCGACGAGGTGCTCGAAGAGGTCTCCACGGCGATGATGCGGCTGGACGAGCAGTTCCGGATGCTGGAGCCGACCGGACTGGTGGAGTACCAGCCGGTGGACGAGGCGCTCACCCGCGAGGCAGGAGAGGCCGAAGAGGCCCTGGAAGCCGAACAGTTGGGCGGCGACCTGGACGACGAGGACGTCTCGCGCTACGGAATGGTGCGGCTGACCCCGCTCGGGCTGCACGGGGTGCGCGAGCGGATGCGGGAGGCCGGTCTGGACGTACCCGCCGTCGGCGATCTGGCCGGATCCGGCGCTGATGTGCTCCTCGCGGCACTCCCCGTCTACACCGAGGACAACGCGCGCAGCGAGATCGAGACGTGGTTCGCCGAGCGCGCCGGACGGCCCGAGGGCGGCGGGACGGCGGGCGCGGCCCGCGAGCTGCTGGCCGCGGCGCGCGGCGGCGACGACGAAGGTCCCGTGCGCAGGCTGGCGTGCCAGCAGGCCCTCTCGCTGGCCGGCCCCGAGGCCGAGTCCGCGCTGCGCGAGGTGCTGGATGACCGGCAGCTCGGCGGCCTGGCGCGGGTGTGGCTGGCGGAGCGCGGCGCGGCGGACGTGCCGCAGCCCGACGAGGAGATGGTCTTCTGGCTGACCGTCGACACGATCGCGGCCCAGCTCGCCACGGCGGGGGAGCCGGAGGAGCTCCAGGACCTGGTGCGCGGGCTGGTGGACCAGCACGCGGGCTTCTTCGAGAAGGCATGGCGCGTCGACCACCCGGCGACCGGCGAGGTGCTGGAGGCGATGGGCCGCGTGCACCCGGACAAGCAGGTCGCCAAGGCCGCGCGCAAGGCCGCCTTCAAGGCCCGCTCCCGCTGACACGTCCTGGCAGTCCCGACAGGGGCCTTGACGCAGGGCCGCCCTCCCGCCGGTGCGAGCCGGAGGGAGGGCGGTGAGTGTTCAAGGAACCGCGCGGCAGTCACAGCTTCGCGGAGGGCTCAGCTCTCGTCGGGCGGCGGCCCGCCGGTGCCGCTGAAATCGCCGTGCCTGCCCTCGCCCGCGGCGAAGCGGGCCGCGCCCTCCCGCGCCTCGGTCAGCGCGTCCTGGCTGTGCGCGAACTCGTTGACCATCGCCTGCCGCTCCGGCAGCCCCTGCTGGCCGCGCAGGGAGGCCAGATCGGTGCGCAGACAGGTCTGCGGGAAGCGCGCCAGTGACGCGGCCAGCTCCTCGGCCGCCGCGCGCGCCTCGCCGCGCGGCACCACCCGGTTGGCCAGCCCGATGCCGTACGCCTCGGCGGCGTCCACGGGACGTCCCGTCAGCACCATGTCGGCGGCGCGCCCCGCGCCGATCAGCCGGGGGAGGCGCACCGTACCGCCGTCGATGAGGGGCACCCCCCAGCGGCGGCAGAAGACGCCGAACACCGCGTCCTCCTCGGCCACCCGAAGGTCGCACCACAGCGCCAGCTCCAGTCCGCCCGCGACGGCGTACCCGCTGACGGCGGCGATCACCGGTTTGGTGAGCTTGAGCCGCGTGGGTCCCATGGGTCCGTCGCCCTCCGGCGAGAGGCGGTTGCCGCGCTCGGTGCCCATGGCCTTCAGGTCGGCGCCCGCGCAGAACGTCCCGCCCTCGCCCCACAGCACCGCCGCGCTCGCGCCGCGATCGGCCTCGAAGGCCCGGAACGCGTCGGCGAGCGCGGCCCCCGTCGGTCCGTCCACGGCGTTACGCGCCTCCGGGCGCGAGAGCACCACGGTGGTGACGGCACCGGCGCGTTCGGTGCGGACGGAAGAGCTGCTCACGAATCGGCCTCCGAGGCGGGAGCGGGTGAGGGCGGGTGGCGCGTCGGACCGGAGCGGACGCGACGGCCCGGAACGGACGCGACGGCCCGGAACGGAACGGAACCGAGCCTAAGCCGGGGACCGGCCGCTCTCCAGGCCCTCGGGGTGACCGCCGGCGGCCTGTGGGGCCCTCCCCCCGTCCCCCCTGTATCCCACCGCGTCCCCTTTGTGACCCCTCCGTATCTCAAATCCACATCTCGCTGCATGAGACGTGGAGGTGTGGATTCCGGTGCCTCGATTACCGTTGCACGCATGTTCGGACCTGCGCGCCTGCGGGCGCTCGCGCTCACGCTCTTCGCGGCCACCGCGTGGAGCGTCGACGACGCGCTCTGTCCCCGCTGACGCCGCCGCGCCGCGCCTTCCGGACCCGCCACCTCCTTCCCCGCCGTCTCCCCCCGTCTCCCGGCCGCCCCGTGCCTGTCGGCCGGTCCTGGCGGATCCGGGCGGGGCCCGGGTGGCCCGGTTCCCTGCCTCGCGTGCCGTGCCCCGTGCGGCGGCCCCTCGTACGCTGCCGCCGCACGGCGCGGCGTACCGCCCGTCCCTGTCCGCCTCGCCTCCCCGGCGTTTCCTCCCGTACCCCGCACGGAGGTCCTCGTGACGACCGCTCCACCCGCCGAGGCGCAGCCGCCGGTCCGCACCGGGCTGCTGCCGCCCTCACCCACCAGCGCCCCCGCGCCCGAGGCGGCGCCCGCGCCCGCCGTGCGGTGGCTGCCGCTCGCCGTCGCGCTGGTCATCGGGCTCGCCCTGACCGGCTACGTCTGGGCGGCGCACGGCACCAAGCCCGGCGTACTGCTGCTGCTCGGCATCGGCCTGGGAGTGGGCCTCTTCCACTCCCGGTTCGGATTCACCTCCGCCTGGCGGCAGTTGATCGCCGTCGGCAACGGCACCGGGCTGCGCGCGCACGCGCTGCTGCTCGGGACGACGGCCACACTCTTCGCGCTGATCATCGGCACCGGCACCGGGCTGTTCGGCTCCGTGCCGGCGCCCAGTGCCGGGCCGCTGGGCGCCGGACTGCTGGTCGGGGCCTTCCTCTTCGCCGTCGGCATGCAGCTCGGCGGCGCCTGCGCCTCCGGCACGCTCTTCGCCGTCGGCTCGGGCCAGAGCACCATCGTGCTGACCCTCGGTGGCTTCATCGTCGGCTCGACCCTCGCCGCGTGGCAGTACGGGCTGTGGGGCGACCTCCCCGCATTCGACCCGGTCGTCTTCTCCGACCACCTCGGCTGGGGCGGTTCGCTGGCCGTGACGCTGGTGGCGCTCGCGGCCGTCGTCCTCATCTCGCGCCGGGTGCAGTCGCGGCGCAACCCGCCGCCGGTGGGCGCGCCGCCGTCCGCGCGCGGCACCCTCGCCCGGGTGGTGCGCGGCTCCTGGCCGCTGGCCGCCGGTGCGCTGGTGCTCGCGGTGCTCGGCGGGGCGGTGCTGCTGGTGTCGGGCGGCGCCTGGGGCATCACCAGCGCCTTCGCGCTGTGGGGCTCCAAGCTCGTGGGAGCGCTGGGCGGTTCGCCCGAGAGCTGGGCGTTCTGGCAGGACCCGAAGAACGCCCAGCAGCTCGCCGGGCCCGTGCTGGCCGACAAGACCAGCCTCACCGACCTCGGCATCATGATCGGTGCCGCGGTCGCCGCCGCGGCGGGTGGCGTCTGGACGCTGCACCGGGGCGTGCCGTGGCGTACGGCCGTCGCCGCCGTGCTCGGCGGAGTACTGATGGGGATCGGTGCGCGGCTCGCCGGAGGATGCAACATCGGCGCCTACCTGGCCGGGATCGCCTCCGGCAGCCTGCACGGCTGGATCTGGGGCGCCGTCGCGCTCGGCGGCACCTGGGCCGGGCTGCGGCTGCGCCCGTACTTCGGCCTGGGCAACCCCAAGCCGGGCGACGGGGTCTGCTGACGACCTGCCCACGCTGACAGGGCGGAGGCCCGTCCGCGCTGACAGGGCTGATGCCCCGCCCACGCTGACAGACCGGAACGGCCGCCCGCCGCGCACCCGCCGGGCGGCCGTTCCGGTTCGTGCGGGCGAGGCGGCTCTTTCGTGCGGGCGAGGTGGCATTCCGGTTCGGGTGTGCGGGTGTTCCGTCCCCCGCGTATGACCAGGTCCTGGCGGCGCATGCGGACCGGCGAGTCCGGCGACCCGGTTCCGGGATCCGCTCCGTACGATCGAGCGGACCGGGCCGGTTTCGCTGCACCGTCCGCCGCGACACTGCCCGCGCTCTTCCCGGCCAGCGTGCGCTACGCCGCGATGGGCATCGGCTTCAACTTCTCGGTCGCCGCCTTCGGCGGCACGACACCGCTGTTCACCGAGGGGCTGGTGCACCTGATGGACAACAGCCTGGTGCCCGGCTGCCATCTGATCGTCAGCGGGCTGATCGGCCTGGTCGCTGTGCACTTCATGCCGGAGAGCGCCGGGGTCCCGCTGCGCGGCTCGCAGCCCATGGTCGGCTCCGAGCAGGAGGCACAGGAGCTGATCTCCACCAGCCGACAGCTTCAGACGCTCCGGGAGAGGGAGGCCCGTTCCTGAAGCCGGTCCCCCCGGGGCCGCTCAGCGCGGATCGAAGGGCCGCTGTCCAGGAAGCGGACCTGCTCGCTTTCGACGGCCTCGGCCAGCGCCTCGAACGTCGCCGCGGCGTCCGGATGCGTCCGCATCCCCTCGAAGGCACGGGCGATGTGGCCCTGGTCCATCCCTGGCCACGCTCCTGGCCAAAGCGCAGCCGCACTGAAGCGCGCACCGCAAGATCTCATCCGGTCCGTTTCCGGCCGGCCGGTCGGCCGGTCCGCGCGCCCTGGCCGTCCCGGTCCCGGCCCCTGCCCCGGCGGTCCAGGACGGCGGTCGCGAGGACCGCGAGGGTGCCGGCGAGGAGGGGCAGCATGGTGAGCAGCAGCGGCAGGGTGACGTTCTCGCCCTGCTCGC
This sequence is a window from Streptomyces sp. NBC_01775. Protein-coding genes within it:
- the sufC gene encoding Fe-S cluster assembly ATPase SufC, with the translated sequence MATLEINDLHVSVETEGGPTEILRGVDLSMKQGETHAIMGPNGSGKSTLAYSLAGHPKYTVTSGSVKLDGEDVLEMSVDERARAGVFLAMQYPVEVPGVSVSNFLRTSATAVRGEAPKLRTWVKEVKEAMERLSIDPKFAERNVNEGFSGGEKKRHEILQLELLRPKIAILDETDSGLDVDALRVVSEGVNRVHETGEVGTLLITHYTRILRYIKPDFVHVFAKGRIAESGGAELADKLEEEGYEEYVKGGATA
- a CDS encoding cysteine desulfurase produces the protein MTASSQSLPGLLDTEAIRKDFPILDRQVHDGQKLIYLDNAATSQKPTQVLDALADYYERHNANVHRGVHVLAEEATALYEGARDKVAAFINAPSRDEVIFTKNASESLNLVANMLGWADEPYRVERDTEIVITEMEHHSNIVPWQLLSQRTGAKLKWFGLTDEGRLDLNGIDQLITERTKVVSLTLVSNIMGTFNPIEAIVRRAQEVGALVVVDASQAAPHMVLDVQALQADFVAFTGHKMCGPTGIGVLWGRQELLNDLPPFLGGGEMIETVSMHSSTYAPAPHKFEAGTPPIAQAVGLGAAVDYLTAIGMERIHTHEQALTEYAVRKLQEIPDLRIIGPPTAEDRGATISFTLGDIHPHDVGQVLDEQGIAVRVGHHCARPVCLRYGIPATTRASFYLYSTPAEVDALADGLEHVRNFFA
- the sufU gene encoding Fe-S cluster assembly sulfur transfer protein SufU, yielding MKLDSMYQEVILDHYKHPHGRGLREGDAEVHHVNPTCGDEITLRVRYDGDTIKDVSYEGQGCSISQASASVLNELLVGKELGEARQIQESFLELMQSRGQLEPDDTMEDLLEDAVAFAGVSKYPARVKCALLSWMAWKDATAQAFGEPTKETTS
- a CDS encoding metal-sulfur cluster assembly factor, whose protein sequence is MTETTTKPASEDEVREALMDVVDPELGIDVVNLGLIYGVHIDDANIATIDMTLTSAACPLTDVIEDQAVSATEGIVNELKINWVWMPPWGPDKITDDGREQLRALGFNV
- a CDS encoding DMT family transporter, translated to MMYVTLAGAIFAEILATTSMKYSDGFSKLWPSLITGVGYVVAFLLLAHTLKSMSVGTAYAIWSGAGTAVVAMIGMVFIGEAVTMAKILGLLLVIAGVVVLNLGGAH
- a CDS encoding TetR/AcrR family transcriptional regulator, producing the protein MARRYDPERRQRIIDAAIRIVELKGITALSHRSVAAEADVPLGSTTYHFASLDDLLVAALEQVNCGPQSAIESWERELSGDEPLLDAVTRILEEYTSGAHGRIRLEYELYLGALRRPPLQPVAAAWIDDWVEVVGRHTADPATARALAALIDGLLLQFLLTARPFDRTEVRAALARVIG
- the dapD gene encoding 2,3,4,5-tetrahydropyridine-2,6-dicarboxylate N-succinyltransferase, yielding MTDAPTTRTTGAVAAGLATVTADGSVLDTWFPSPELTTEPGPAGTERLSAERAAALLGEAAPQAMGPDPRRGVEIIAVRTVVASLDDKPLDAHDVYLRLHLLSHRLVRPHGQSLDGIFGHLANVAWTSLGPVAVDNLEQARLNARASGTHLSVTSVDKFPRMTDYVAPKGVRIGDADRVRLGAHLAEGTTVMHEGFCNFNAGTLGTSMVEGRISAGVVLGDGTDLGGGASIMGTLSGGGKQTISIGQRCLIGAEAGIGISLGDDSVVEAGLYVTAGTRVSLPDGKIVKALELSGANNLLFRRNSVTGSVEALQRTGSWGGLNEALHSHN